In Methylotenera mobilis JLW8, the following are encoded in one genomic region:
- a CDS encoding cation transporter has translation MAKDCCDSGCTSNQLITPRYRKILWVALIINFAMFIVEVLSGLNANSVSLMADAIDFFGDAMNYGISLAVLSMSLLWRARAALLKGLTMGVFGLFVLIGAVWSLMHGKVPEPYTMGVIGTLALIANVSVAVLLYAYRDGDANMQSVWLCSRNDAIGNIAVMLAALGVFGTGSAWPDLLVAVIMASLGVSAAFQVTKNACLELKAT, from the coding sequence ATGGCCAAGGATTGTTGTGATAGCGGATGTACTAGTAATCAATTGATAACACCCAGATATCGCAAGATACTCTGGGTGGCACTGATCATTAATTTTGCTATGTTTATCGTCGAAGTGCTGAGCGGCCTCAATGCCAACTCAGTATCATTAATGGCTGATGCAATTGACTTCTTCGGCGATGCTATGAACTATGGCATTTCTTTAGCAGTACTGTCCATGAGCTTGCTGTGGCGTGCGCGTGCGGCGCTTTTAAAAGGGCTAACAATGGGGGTGTTCGGCTTATTTGTGTTAATTGGTGCAGTGTGGTCCTTGATGCACGGCAAGGTGCCAGAGCCCTATACGATGGGAGTCATAGGTACGCTCGCTCTAATTGCTAATGTTAGTGTTGCAGTCCTACTGTATGCATACCGTGACGGTGATGCCAACATGCAATCTGTATGGTTGTGTAGCCGTAACGATGCAATTGGAAACATAGCTGTAATGTTAGCAGCTTTAGGTGTTTTTGGAACTGGAAGCGCTTGGCCAGACTTATTGGTTGCAGTCATTATGGCAAGCCTTGGAGTATCAGCTGCTTTTCAAGTTACTAAAAATGCTTGCTTAGAGTTGAAGGCAACATGA
- a CDS encoding efflux RND transporter permease subunit has product MFDKLIRFSVNQRWLIMLIALAIAALGVFSYQKLPIDAVPDITNVQVQINTVAAGYSPLEAEQRITYPVETAMSGLPGLEETRSISRYGLSQVTVVFKEHTDIYFARQLVNERISQAKEKLPAGILPEMGPTSTGLGEIYMWTVEAKEGALKAGGTPYSPTDLREIQDWIIKPQLRNVPGVNEINTIGGYAKQYQVSPYPDRLVAHGLALKDVVEALENNNANMGAGYIEKSGEQYLIRVPGQLSSMSDINNVVVSTKLGIPIRIKDVADVQLGKELRSGAASENGEEVVIGTVFMLVGENSRTVSAAVDKRISEINKTLPTGVVAKTVYDRTILIDKAINTVKKNLSEGALLVVAVLFLFLGNFRAAVITMLIIPLAMLFTFTGMVTGKVSANLMSLGALDFGIIIDGAVVIVENCMRRLAHSQTILGRTLNREERFQEVFAAAREARRPLIYGQIIIMVVYLPIFALAGVEGKMFHPMAFTVVIALLGAMLLSVTFIPAAIALFITGAVTEKENVFIAWAKRAYEPIFHWSIGNKALVLTVTLVSVILSGLMVSRMGSEFMPNLNEGDILIQPIRIPGTSLSQSLSMQREIEHTVMQFPQVERIFSKLGTAEIASDPMPPNMADNYIMLKPKSEWPDPNLSKNELIAKIKHAVEAVPGNNYEITQPIQMRFNELISGVRSDVGVKIFGDDMDTLNRTAEKIAATLSKIPGGEDVKVEQTTGLPILTVNIDREKIARLGINITEVQEAISIAMNGKQAGAIFQGDRRFNIVVRLPENLRVDMVAFKQIPIRLPVSSENAKASYLQLGEVATLDLAPGPNQFSRENGKRRVVVTANVRDRDIGSYVAEAQQRIEQEVKIPSGYWLTWGGTFEQLQSATARLEVVIPLALLLVSILLYSMFGNFRDGLIVFTGIPFALTGGVLALWLRGIPLSISAGVGFIALSGVAVLNGLVLISFITALRDEGKPLLEAIQEGALTRLRPILMTALVASLGFIPMAIATGTGAEVQRPLATVVIGGILSATLLTLLVLPLLYELLYRNKDH; this is encoded by the coding sequence ATGTTTGATAAACTCATCCGCTTTTCTGTAAATCAACGCTGGCTCATCATGCTGATAGCTTTAGCTATTGCTGCCTTAGGGGTGTTCAGTTACCAGAAATTACCTATTGATGCTGTACCTGATATTACTAATGTTCAAGTGCAGATCAATACAGTAGCTGCAGGTTATTCACCTTTGGAAGCCGAGCAGCGTATTACTTATCCAGTCGAAACTGCGATGTCAGGCTTGCCTGGTCTAGAGGAGACACGCTCCATTTCACGTTACGGTTTATCTCAAGTAACGGTAGTGTTCAAGGAACATACTGATATCTATTTTGCTAGGCAGTTGGTCAATGAGCGGATTAGTCAGGCCAAGGAAAAACTGCCTGCAGGTATTCTTCCTGAGATGGGACCGACCTCTACTGGCCTAGGGGAAATCTACATGTGGACGGTAGAAGCAAAAGAAGGAGCATTGAAGGCTGGTGGCACACCTTATAGCCCGACCGATTTACGTGAGATTCAAGACTGGATCATCAAGCCGCAATTACGCAATGTGCCTGGTGTTAACGAGATCAATACTATTGGCGGATATGCCAAGCAATATCAAGTGTCGCCCTATCCTGATCGTTTAGTAGCGCATGGCTTAGCTTTAAAAGATGTCGTAGAAGCACTGGAAAATAACAATGCCAATATGGGTGCGGGTTATATCGAAAAGTCAGGGGAGCAATACCTGATTAGGGTGCCAGGTCAATTATCCTCTATGAGCGATATCAATAACGTGGTGGTTTCTACTAAGCTAGGAATCCCCATACGTATTAAAGATGTTGCTGATGTTCAGCTTGGCAAAGAATTGCGAAGTGGCGCTGCCAGCGAGAATGGCGAAGAAGTTGTGATAGGTACCGTCTTCATGTTGGTTGGTGAAAATAGCCGTACAGTTTCTGCTGCAGTCGATAAAAGAATTTCAGAGATCAACAAGACGCTACCCACTGGGGTTGTAGCTAAAACAGTCTATGACCGTACTATCCTAATCGACAAAGCAATCAATACGGTTAAAAAGAACCTTTCAGAAGGTGCGCTTTTGGTTGTGGCTGTGCTATTTCTGTTTTTGGGCAACTTTCGTGCTGCCGTAATAACAATGCTCATTATTCCATTAGCAATGCTATTTACCTTTACAGGCATGGTCACGGGTAAAGTCAGTGCCAATCTAATGAGCCTAGGTGCTTTAGACTTTGGCATCATTATTGACGGTGCTGTTGTGATTGTTGAAAACTGCATGCGTAGGCTTGCACATTCGCAAACGATTTTAGGTCGCACCTTGAATCGTGAAGAACGCTTTCAAGAAGTATTCGCTGCTGCAAGGGAAGCTAGACGACCTTTGATATATGGGCAGATCATTATTATGGTTGTTTACTTACCGATATTTGCCTTAGCTGGGGTTGAAGGCAAGATGTTCCATCCTATGGCCTTTACTGTAGTCATTGCGCTATTAGGTGCAATGTTGCTTTCAGTCACTTTTATTCCAGCGGCAATTGCGCTATTCATCACTGGTGCTGTGACGGAAAAGGAGAATGTATTCATTGCATGGGCTAAGCGTGCCTATGAGCCGATTTTCCATTGGTCTATAGGCAATAAAGCTTTGGTGCTTACCGTTACGCTGGTATCAGTTATTTTGAGTGGATTAATGGTGAGTCGTATGGGTAGTGAATTTATGCCCAATCTCAATGAGGGCGACATCTTGATACAGCCTATTCGGATTCCTGGAACCAGCTTATCTCAGTCATTATCAATGCAACGTGAGATTGAGCATACTGTGATGCAGTTTCCACAAGTGGAAAGGATATTTTCCAAGTTAGGTACCGCTGAGATTGCTAGTGATCCTATGCCGCCGAATATGGCAGACAATTACATCATGCTTAAACCGAAGTCAGAATGGCCTGATCCTAATTTAAGCAAAAATGAATTGATTGCTAAAATAAAGCATGCAGTAGAAGCGGTTCCAGGTAATAACTATGAAATCACCCAACCCATTCAGATGCGTTTTAATGAATTGATTTCAGGTGTTCGTAGTGATGTAGGCGTTAAGATCTTTGGTGATGATATGGATACCTTGAATCGTACCGCCGAAAAAATAGCAGCAACTTTAAGCAAAATTCCTGGTGGTGAAGATGTGAAGGTAGAGCAAACGACTGGTTTGCCTATCCTCACCGTTAATATTGATCGTGAAAAGATTGCACGCCTCGGCATCAACATCACAGAAGTGCAGGAAGCAATATCGATTGCCATGAACGGCAAACAAGCTGGAGCCATATTCCAAGGCGACCGTCGCTTTAATATTGTCGTACGACTCCCAGAAAATCTCAGGGTAGATATGGTTGCTTTCAAGCAGATACCCATACGACTGCCGGTTAGTAGCGAGAATGCCAAAGCTAGCTATTTGCAGTTAGGGGAAGTTGCAACACTTGATTTAGCACCAGGTCCAAACCAGTTCAGTCGAGAAAATGGAAAACGTCGTGTTGTTGTCACAGCTAATGTACGAGATCGCGATATAGGTTCTTATGTGGCTGAAGCACAGCAACGTATCGAACAGGAAGTCAAAATACCTTCTGGATATTGGCTAACTTGGGGCGGTACTTTTGAACAGCTGCAATCAGCCACAGCGCGATTAGAAGTAGTTATCCCTCTAGCGTTATTGCTGGTTTCAATATTGTTGTACTCCATGTTTGGAAACTTTCGCGATGGGCTCATTGTGTTTACAGGTATTCCGTTTGCACTCACTGGCGGGGTATTGGCCTTGTGGCTAAGGGGTATACCACTCTCCATATCGGCAGGTGTTGGGTTTATTGCTTTATCAGGCGTGGCGGTATTGAATGGTTTAGTGCTGATCAGTTTTATCACGGCGCTTCGTGACGAAGGAAAACCATTATTGGAGGCGATTCAAGAAGGTGCTCTAACGCGATTACGGCCTATTTTGATGACCGCATTAGTAGCATCATTGGGGTTTATTCCGATGGCGATTGCTACCGGCACCGGCGCTGAAGTCCAACGCCCTTTGGCTACAGTCGTAATCGGTGGGATATTGTCAGCTACGTTACTGACTTTACTTGTATTGCCTTTATTATATGAGCTTTTGTATAGAAATAAAGACCATTGA
- a CDS encoding efflux RND transporter periplasmic adaptor subunit, which produces MTIHSKIKSTLSSKQSLLIIIVILIGIILGNLILQSNKPKSGEEESSEQSTTHEELDGHQHEEQAKELPKGPHAGKIFTQNSYGLEVVISNQKSTPEFRVYTYEDGKLLDPATSNVTFTVNRLGRHPEKLSFVKEADYLKSNSAVEEPHSFKVSIDSEHNGKHYQFAYEQVEGRVTMTDRQLTLNGVEILTAGPARIKTTLNLMGEIKLNADKSVRVVPRLNGIVESVSANAGDKVHKGQLLVVVSSQGIADQRSDLMAAQKRLDLARVTYEREKKLWEEKISAEQDYLQEKQDLQEAEISLQRAKQKLQSIGAGLGASNNLTRYEIKSPIDGVITDKQISAGQVLNGDESIFVVADLSTLWAEMTIYAKDVNAVKVGQKVTVRATAFEAQTTGTVAYVGALVGEQSRTAMARVVLKNADKVWLPGLPVNIELQADEVEVPLAVSVEGLQSMDEGKVVFGRYGDLFEVRPLTLGRGDDKYVEVLSGLNAGEKYAAQNSYLVKAELGKASATHDD; this is translated from the coding sequence ATGACAATACACTCAAAAATAAAATCTACACTTTCAAGCAAGCAGTCATTATTAATTATTATCGTTATCCTAATTGGCATCATCTTGGGAAACTTGATTTTGCAATCAAATAAGCCAAAATCCGGTGAGGAAGAAAGTTCAGAACAATCGACCACTCACGAAGAGCTGGATGGTCACCAACATGAAGAGCAAGCAAAAGAACTACCTAAAGGCCCACATGCTGGCAAAATATTTACACAGAACAGCTATGGTCTAGAAGTTGTCATTAGCAATCAAAAATCTACACCAGAGTTCAGAGTCTATACCTATGAAGATGGCAAGCTACTTGATCCTGCCACATCGAATGTGACGTTTACTGTAAATAGATTAGGCCGTCATCCGGAAAAGCTCAGTTTTGTAAAAGAAGCGGATTATCTCAAAAGTAACAGTGCTGTCGAGGAACCGCATTCATTCAAAGTCAGTATTGATTCCGAGCATAACGGCAAACACTATCAATTTGCTTACGAGCAGGTTGAAGGCAGAGTGACCATGACAGATCGTCAGCTCACCCTAAATGGTGTGGAAATACTCACCGCAGGTCCTGCACGCATCAAAACGACCCTAAACTTAATGGGCGAAATCAAACTGAATGCAGACAAGAGTGTAAGGGTCGTACCTCGTCTGAATGGCATTGTTGAGTCTGTATCAGCTAATGCTGGCGATAAAGTGCATAAGGGTCAGTTGCTGGTAGTGGTTTCAAGCCAAGGTATCGCTGATCAACGTAGCGACCTTATGGCTGCGCAAAAGCGGCTAGATCTTGCAAGAGTGACCTATGAGCGTGAGAAAAAACTTTGGGAAGAGAAAATCTCAGCGGAACAGGATTATCTGCAAGAAAAACAGGATTTGCAAGAAGCTGAGATCAGTCTGCAAAGAGCAAAGCAAAAGCTGCAATCTATAGGGGCAGGTCTAGGTGCTAGTAATAATCTAACCCGTTATGAAATCAAATCGCCCATTGATGGTGTGATCACTGATAAACAAATCTCAGCAGGGCAAGTATTGAACGGCGATGAAAGTATCTTTGTCGTGGCCGACCTATCGACGTTATGGGCTGAAATGACCATTTATGCCAAGGATGTGAATGCTGTAAAAGTTGGTCAAAAAGTGACGGTTAGAGCGACCGCTTTTGAAGCTCAGACTACAGGCACAGTAGCTTATGTGGGCGCATTAGTAGGAGAACAATCTCGTACTGCAATGGCACGAGTTGTACTAAAAAATGCTGACAAAGTATGGTTGCCAGGCCTCCCAGTGAACATTGAATTACAGGCGGACGAAGTTGAAGTTCCGCTGGCAGTATCGGTTGAAGGCTTGCAAAGCATGGATGAAGGCAAAGTCGTATTTGGTCGATATGGGGATTTATTTGAGGTTCGTCCACTGACACTGGGTCGTGGTGATGACAAATACGTTGAGGTTCTGAGTGGGTTGAATGCTGGTGAAAAATACGCCGCCCAAAATAGCTATCTGGTTAAGGCCGAACTTGGCAAAGCCAGCGCGACCCATGACGATTAA
- a CDS encoding TolC family protein, protein MRIFYIFFIFLISVSTVVKADENTSDSTLLEPTGSITLTDALHLALSANPDLSVALRELEAIAGVRMQAATRPNPSISTLMEDARNSTRQTTILLEQPIEMGNKRDNRIKSADIRYDAVNTDIAIKKSEVYANVQAAFYSVLAAQERLSLATSSLDVAKQAREAASKKVQAGKISPVEETKSKVAESGIKIEANQATSTLNTARKRLASLWGSPFPKFMQTVGQIENIPAIPSLQELSNMLDNAPSIQRAKLEIDVRQAQVNIENTKRTPDLTLSIGAKRNEELGLNQAVLGFSIPIPVFDRNQGNLQVAVSRTDKARDELVAFRVQLETQLGGAYERLSTARQSVDTLQKEILPGAQSAFDAATKGFEFGKFNYLDVLDAQRTLFQAKSQYINALLDAHQASADIKRILGDAMPETAVKP, encoded by the coding sequence ATGCGCATATTTTATATATTTTTCATTTTTCTAATATCAGTCTCAACGGTGGTTAAGGCTGATGAGAATACTTCAGACTCAACCCTGTTGGAGCCTACAGGCAGCATTACCTTAACCGATGCACTTCACCTAGCATTAAGTGCTAATCCTGACCTGTCGGTTGCATTACGAGAGCTTGAGGCAATAGCTGGCGTAAGGATGCAAGCCGCTACAAGACCGAATCCATCGATCTCTACATTGATGGAAGATGCTCGTAACTCAACGCGGCAAACCACTATACTGCTAGAACAACCTATAGAGATGGGAAATAAACGCGATAATCGCATTAAGTCTGCAGACATTCGATATGATGCGGTGAATACGGATATTGCTATCAAAAAGTCTGAAGTCTATGCCAATGTACAGGCTGCATTTTATAGTGTACTAGCGGCCCAAGAGCGACTGAGTCTGGCTACCTCTTCACTAGATGTTGCGAAGCAAGCAAGAGAGGCTGCATCAAAGAAAGTACAGGCAGGAAAAATATCTCCTGTAGAAGAAACCAAATCAAAGGTTGCAGAGTCCGGCATTAAAATCGAAGCGAATCAAGCAACGAGTACACTCAATACAGCACGTAAGCGATTGGCTTCGTTGTGGGGTAGCCCTTTCCCAAAATTCATGCAGACGGTAGGCCAGATAGAGAATATTCCTGCGATACCTTCACTGCAAGAACTCTCAAACATGCTGGACAATGCACCTTCTATTCAACGTGCAAAACTTGAAATTGATGTTCGCCAAGCACAAGTCAATATCGAAAACACAAAGCGCACACCAGATTTAACGTTAAGTATTGGCGCGAAACGTAATGAGGAGCTTGGGTTAAATCAAGCTGTATTAGGTTTCTCCATACCCATTCCAGTCTTTGACCGTAACCAAGGCAATCTGCAAGTAGCGGTCAGCCGCACAGATAAAGCTCGTGACGAATTGGTGGCATTTAGAGTTCAGTTGGAAACTCAACTGGGTGGCGCGTACGAGCGGCTAAGTACAGCGCGGCAATCAGTTGATACATTGCAGAAAGAGATTCTGCCTGGTGCGCAAAGTGCCTTTGATGCCGCCACCAAAGGTTTTGAGTTTGGCAAATTTAACTATCTAGATGTACTGGATGCACAGCGTACTTTGTTTCAGGCCAAGTCACAGTACATCAATGCATTACTAGACGCGCATCAGGCATCAGCTGATATCAAACGAATCCTCGGTGATGCTATGCCTGAAACTGCAGTAAAGCCTTAG
- a CDS encoding efflux RND transporter permease subunit produces MIAQLIRWSANNRLLVLLATLMVIAWGVFAMLKTPLDAIPDLSDTQVIIRTQWPGQAPQIVENQLTYPLTTTMLSVPGVKTVRGYSFFGDSFVYILFNDGTDQYWARSRVLEYLSQISSKLPKGANPSLGPDATGVGWVYEYALVDKSGKHDLGELRALQDWFLKFELKTIPGVAEVATLGGMVRQYQVQVDPDKLRNYRIPLSKVVSAIQSANQETGGAVVETAEAEYMVRAHGYLESLEDFRNIPLMVSNSGTPILLSDVAHIQIGPELRRGVAELNGEGEVTGGVIVMRAGKNALEAIDAVKAKLATLKKSLPEGVEIVTTYDRSQLIKRAVDNLTHKLIEEFIVVALVCAVFLWHFRSALVAIVALPIGVLVSFIVMYYQGVNANIMSLGGIAIAIGAMVDAAIVMIENAHRQLENYKNEHGEPNNSQRIKVIIDAASEVGPALFFSLLIITLSFIPVFTLEAQEGKLFAPLAFTKTYAMAAAAGLSVTLIPVLMTIFIRGHIRPEHDNPLNRGLIAIYKPLLSKVLHYPKVTLGVALILVLITLYPLSKLGSEFMPPLDEGDLLYMPTALPGLSVSKASEILQLSDRLIKTVPEVKSVFGKTGRAETATDPAPLEMLETTIQFKPRDEWRAGMTPEKLVKELDARLKIPGMANVWVQPIRNRIDMLSTGIKSPVGIKIGGADLATLEKLGEEVERLMKKVPGASSVIAERVTGGRYIDVQIDRLKIARYGLNIDDVQMLVSTAIGGDNIGEKIEGLARFPINVRFPRELRDSVEKLKSLPIITEQGATVPLGEVAEVKVTDGPPMIKSENARPNVWVYVDIHDRDLVSFVKDAKAMLDKELQLPAGYSLAWSGQFEYFERASKRLSYVVPMTLGIIFILLFLAFKRMTPALLILGSLPFALVGAVWFLYFLGHHFSIASGVGMIALSGLAAEFGIIMLVYLDDAIARYKAAGKLNNKEDYYAALIEGAALRVRPKAMTVAVILAGLIPILIGTGTGSEAMSRIAAPMVGGMLTAPLLSLFVLPAAYILLKRSYAKS; encoded by the coding sequence ATGATTGCTCAGCTCATCCGCTGGTCAGCCAATAATCGCTTGCTGGTATTGCTGGCAACTCTGATGGTGATTGCATGGGGAGTATTCGCCATGCTTAAAACGCCTTTAGATGCGATTCCTGACTTATCCGACACGCAAGTCATCATTCGTACCCAATGGCCTGGCCAAGCGCCGCAGATTGTTGAGAACCAGCTGACTTATCCACTCACTACAACCATGCTTTCCGTGCCTGGTGTGAAGACTGTGCGTGGCTATTCATTCTTTGGCGACTCCTTCGTTTATATATTATTCAACGATGGTACCGACCAATATTGGGCACGCTCTCGCGTACTGGAATACTTGAGCCAGATTTCCTCAAAGTTGCCCAAAGGCGCAAATCCTAGCTTGGGCCCTGATGCGACAGGCGTGGGCTGGGTATATGAATACGCTTTAGTAGATAAAAGTGGCAAACATGATTTGGGAGAGCTGCGAGCACTACAGGACTGGTTCCTCAAGTTTGAATTGAAGACCATTCCTGGTGTAGCTGAGGTAGCGACACTAGGTGGTATGGTGCGTCAGTATCAGGTACAGGTTGATCCTGATAAGTTACGCAATTACCGTATACCTCTATCTAAGGTCGTGTCTGCAATTCAATCTGCCAACCAGGAAACTGGCGGTGCAGTGGTGGAAACCGCGGAAGCTGAATACATGGTTCGTGCGCATGGATACTTAGAATCACTTGAGGATTTCCGTAACATCCCACTCATGGTGAGCAATAGCGGCACTCCTATACTTTTGTCTGATGTTGCGCACATTCAAATCGGGCCTGAATTAAGACGAGGTGTTGCAGAACTGAATGGCGAAGGTGAAGTGACAGGTGGCGTCATTGTGATGCGTGCTGGGAAAAATGCGCTAGAAGCCATTGATGCAGTGAAAGCCAAACTTGCTACCCTCAAGAAGAGCTTGCCTGAAGGTGTAGAGATTGTAACTACCTATGACCGGTCGCAACTGATTAAACGTGCAGTAGATAACCTAACGCACAAATTGATTGAAGAGTTCATCGTGGTGGCCTTGGTGTGTGCTGTATTTTTATGGCACTTCCGCTCAGCGCTAGTCGCGATTGTCGCTTTGCCTATCGGTGTGCTGGTCAGCTTTATCGTCATGTACTATCAAGGCGTTAATGCCAATATCATGTCGCTGGGTGGTATCGCCATTGCCATCGGTGCCATGGTCGATGCCGCTATTGTGATGATAGAAAATGCCCATAGGCAGCTTGAAAACTATAAAAATGAGCATGGCGAACCAAATAACAGTCAGCGCATAAAAGTCATTATTGATGCCGCCAGCGAAGTTGGACCGGCATTGTTCTTTTCCTTGCTGATAATCACGTTGTCGTTCATTCCGGTATTCACCTTAGAAGCGCAAGAAGGTAAGTTATTCGCGCCTTTAGCTTTTACCAAGACTTATGCGATGGCCGCAGCCGCAGGATTATCCGTGACATTGATTCCTGTGCTGATGACAATCTTCATTCGTGGACATATACGACCTGAGCATGACAACCCACTCAATCGTGGCTTGATCGCCATTTATAAGCCACTGCTCAGTAAAGTCTTACACTACCCAAAAGTTACATTAGGCGTCGCCCTAATATTAGTGCTGATCACGTTATATCCTCTAAGTAAGCTTGGTAGTGAATTCATGCCACCCTTGGATGAAGGTGACTTGCTCTATATGCCAACGGCGTTGCCTGGGCTGTCTGTTTCCAAAGCCTCTGAAATACTGCAATTGAGTGACAGACTCATCAAAACCGTACCTGAGGTAAAGTCAGTGTTTGGTAAAACCGGTCGTGCTGAAACAGCGACAGATCCCGCGCCATTGGAGATGTTGGAAACCACCATTCAATTTAAGCCTCGTGATGAATGGCGTGCAGGTATGACACCTGAAAAACTAGTCAAAGAACTTGATGCACGACTGAAAATCCCAGGTATGGCCAACGTATGGGTGCAGCCAATTCGTAACCGTATCGATATGCTATCTACCGGCATTAAAAGTCCGGTTGGTATCAAGATTGGTGGGGCTGATTTAGCTACCTTAGAAAAGCTGGGTGAAGAAGTCGAAAGGCTCATGAAAAAAGTACCAGGAGCCAGCTCGGTGATTGCTGAGCGAGTCACTGGCGGGCGTTACATTGATGTGCAAATTGATAGGCTAAAAATCGCACGTTACGGCTTAAATATTGATGATGTGCAGATGTTGGTATCTACTGCGATTGGTGGTGATAACATAGGTGAAAAAATTGAAGGGCTCGCTCGCTTTCCAATCAATGTTCGATTCCCAAGAGAGTTACGTGATTCTGTAGAAAAGCTAAAGTCATTACCTATCATCACTGAGCAAGGAGCTACCGTGCCCTTAGGTGAAGTGGCTGAGGTTAAAGTGACTGATGGCCCACCTATGATTAAGAGTGAGAACGCACGGCCTAATGTTTGGGTATATGTAGATATTCATGATCGAGATTTGGTTAGCTTTGTTAAAGATGCGAAAGCGATGTTGGATAAAGAGTTGCAATTGCCAGCGGGCTATTCGCTTGCATGGTCTGGTCAGTTTGAATACTTCGAACGAGCATCCAAAAGGCTAAGTTACGTTGTGCCAATGACCTTAGGTATTATCTTTATTTTGTTATTTCTAGCCTTTAAGCGCATGACACCGGCTTTGCTTATTTTGGGTAGTTTGCCGTTTGCATTAGTAGGAGCGGTATGGTTTCTGTACTTCTTAGGACATCACTTCTCGATTGCAAGTGGTGTGGGCATGATTGCTTTATCGGGTCTGGCTGCAGAGTTTGGCATCATCATGTTGGTGTATTTAGATGACGCAATAGCGCGTTATAAAGCTGCCGGTAAACTCAATAATAAAGAGGATTATTATGCTGCTTTGATTGAAGGGGCAGCACTTAGGGTTAGGCCAAAAGCCATGACAGTGGCAGTGATTCTAGCTGGTTTGATACCTATCTTAATTGGCACAGGTACAGGTTCGGAGGCAATGAGCCGTATTGCAGCGCCTATGGTAGGAGGAATGCTGACAGCTCCATTATTATCACTGTTCGTATTGCCCGCAGCTTATATCCTTCTGAAGCGGAGCTATGCTAAATCCTGA